A DNA window from Maribellus comscasis contains the following coding sequences:
- a CDS encoding RNA polymerase sigma factor translates to MKVVKTYTEAELISGIRKDNHDSFQKIFERYSQPLYRFSLSYLKSKEAAEDVVQEVFTKVWANRKELKTNTSFQSYIFTIAFNSVRKYFNKLSKVNGIKHEILLEFSREATNFDNRNNFQLLLDKLDKLIEEMPDKRKQVFIKKKIEEKSLKEIAEELSITPKTVEYHITEAMKFLKKEFEELSVKGLIFFYLFIDK, encoded by the coding sequence TTGAAAGTCGTTAAAACATATACCGAGGCCGAACTTATTTCAGGTATCAGGAAAGATAATCATGATTCTTTTCAGAAAATATTTGAACGCTACAGTCAGCCTTTGTATCGTTTTTCGTTAAGCTATCTGAAATCAAAAGAAGCTGCTGAAGATGTTGTGCAGGAGGTCTTTACAAAGGTTTGGGCCAACAGGAAGGAGTTAAAGACAAATACTTCCTTTCAGTCTTATATTTTTACCATTGCTTTCAATTCCGTTCGTAAATATTTTAATAAGCTGTCAAAAGTAAATGGCATCAAACACGAAATTCTATTGGAATTCTCAAGAGAAGCAACAAATTTTGACAACCGGAACAATTTTCAACTCTTACTGGACAAGCTGGATAAATTAATTGAAGAAATGCCTGACAAAAGGAAACAGGTTTTTATAAAAAAGAAAATAGAGGAGAAATCATTAAAAGAAATTGCTGAAGAACTTTCTATTACACCCAAAACGGTAGAATATCATATTACAGAAGCAATGAAATTCTTAAAAAAAGAATTTGAAGAGTTAAGCGTTAAAGGGCTCATCTTCTTTTACTTATTCATAGATAAATAA